The genomic segment ACAAGCCAGCAATCAGCCCCGGCAATGCCGGGGCTGTCGCTTTGTCAGGCCATACCAGGGAGGGCTATCCCTCCATCCGCTCCTGGCGCCGCCGCTCGCGCCGCGCGGCGCGGTCGTCCCCCGGGGCTGCCGCCGGCCGCTGCGAGGCCAGCCAGGCAGCGCAGTTCGGATCGTGGGCCATCATCACATTGCACGCCCGGATTGTCTGGCGGGTGCTTTCCTCCAGCGGGTTGGTGATGGCGCTGGTCAGGCCAGAGGCGATCGCCATGGCCAGAAACGTCGTGTTCAGCACCGGCCGGCCGGGCAAGCCGAAGGACACATTGGAGGCGCCGCAGACGGTGTTCACTCCGAGTTCGTCGCGCAAGCGGCGCAGCAGGCGGAAGACCGACACCCCTGCGGCGGGAACGGCGCCGACTGGCATCACCAGGGGGTCGATCAGCACATCCGAGCGCGGCAGGCCATAGGCCTCCGCCCGCCGCACGATCTTCTCGGCGACCAGGAAGCGCACATCGGGGTCCTGGGAGATGCCGGTTTCGTCGTTGGCTACGCCGATCACCGCCGCCCCGTATTGCCTGGCCAGCGGCAGGACCACCTCCAGCCGTTCATCTTCACCGGTCACCGAGTTGATCAGCGCCTTCCCGTGGTAGGCCGCCAGGCCTGCCTCCAACGCCGCCAGCACCGAGGAGTCGATGCTCAAGGGCACGTCGACAACCGACTGCACTTGACGGATAGCTTCCGCCAAGATGGCGGGCTCATCCGCCAGGGGGATGCCGGCGTTGACGTCCAGCATCTGAGCCCCGGCAGCCACCTGAGCCACGGCATCCGCCCGCACCCGTTCGAAGTTGCCGGCAGCCATTTCGACGGCAAGCTTCGACCGTCCTGTGGGATTGATGCGCTCGCCGATCATCACAAAGGGATGCTCGGCGCCGATGCGCACTTGCTTCGTGGGTGAGGTGATCACAGTCTCCATGAGCTCACATCCTCCTTGATCAGCGGGCTGAGTTCTGGGCAAACCCGTCCGGCTTCTGGCGCCTGGACCCGGCCCGCGCCGAGGCCGACTCGGTCCCAGACCCGGCTCACTGCGTCTCTGGCTCTCCCTCGGGAAGCATCGGACGATGCCGGCGTCGCGGCAGCAGGCCTGCCTGCTCGATGATCTCCGCCACGAGCTCTTCCTGCCGGTAGGCCATCACATGCACCCCGCTTACGCCCCGGATCTCCCGAACCTGCTGGATGATCTCCACGCACAGCTGCTTGCCCACCTGACGCTGCCGATCCGACGGGACCTGGCTCAGGCGGCGCAGGACAGGGTCCGGAATCACGACCCCCGGGACGTTGCTCCGCATCCACTCCGCCGCCCTGGCCGACCGCAACGGCCCCACTCCGACCAGAATATACGCCCGCTGGTCGAGCCCTAGGTCGCGCACCTGCGCCATGAACTGTTCGAGCCGCGGCACGTCGAAGCAATACTGGGTTTGAATGAATTCGGCGCCGGCTTCGATCTTCTTGGCCAGATGGCGGGCACGGTGCTCCAGCGGCGGGACAAACGGGTTGGCCGCCGCACCCAAGAAGAGTGCCGGCGGGGTCTCCAGCTTGCGTCCGCTCAAGAACTGGCCCTGGTCGCGCAGGATGCTGGCCGTGCGCAGCAGGCCGATCGAATCCAGGTCGAAGACCGGTTTCGCCTGCGGCTGGTCGCCGGTCTGCACACCATCCCCCGTCAGACACAGGACGTTGCGCACGCCCATGGCCGCCGCCCCCAGCAGGTCGCCCTGAATGGCGATGCGGTTTCGATCCCGGCAGGAGACCTGCAGCACCGGCTCATAGCCGGCCCGTGTCAACAGGGCGCACACCCCTACGCTGGACATGTGCACATGCGCCCCGCTGGCGTCGGTGGCGTTGATGGCGTCACAGACTTCGGCCAACACCAAGGCTCGCTCGTACACCGACTGCGCATCGGCGCTGTCCGGCGGATTGAGTTCCGCCGTGACGGCGAAGCGCCCCGAGCGCAAGACGCGTTCCAGCCGCGAGCCACTTCTCAGGGGCGCTGCCATCCGGCCGGCTTCTCCGAGGCGAGCCCTTCGAACTCATGGATCCAGGCAGAACCGCCCTGCAGGCGCTGGTCGAGCGGTGGTAGCACGGTCAGGACCTCCGCCCCGTAGTGCGGCATGTCTTCCGAACGACTCCATGCCTGCACCCAGATGCAGGGGCGCTCGCGCAGAATCTCGCAGCGGCCATCCTGCTGCACGCCTCCGCACGGGCCGTTGCGCATGTTCTTGGGGCAGGTCATGGGACAGGTCATGCCCGTGCTGTGCAGGACGCAGCTGCCGCACATCCGGCAGTCAAACACCACGCCCTTGCCCAGCTCCTCGCCAGCGATCAGTGCCTGCTCTATCCAGCCGCCCCGGCGCAGCCAGCGGCGAAATGGCCGCAGGCCGCCCTCGGTGGCGGCATAGGCTCGCTCCAGCCACACCGGATGATCTTGCAGGAAGGACATCGCCTCGGACTCAGAGCCGGCTGCCGCCGTTGCGCACCAGTTGTCTGAGCTGGTCATCCGTGAAGGCTGCCTCCAGCTCTGCCGCCACAGCCTCGGCCACGGCCTGGGGCGCCCCGTCGCGCTCCACCCACTCCTGGGTGCGCAACTCAGCCAGGTAGGCATCGCTATCGGTCCGACCGCCCTGCACGGCTGCGGCATCGGCGGCCTGCTGAAAACGATCACTCAGGCTTCTCGACACCCGGCCCTTGCCATGCCCGCCCACGCGGACCTGCAAGGGGATGTCCCGCCAGAGCACCACTTGATACGTCGCCATTCTCGCCTCTTTCGTGTCGCCTTGGACTTGGTATCGCCCTTACCTAGGCCGGCCTGCTAGGCAGCCAGTTGATCCCGGAGCACCTCGCCCATTGCCTGCAGGTGAGCCGGCGTGCTGCCACAGCAGGCGCCGATGATGCGGGCCCCGCGCCCGGCAGCTGCCCGGGCGTACTCCGCCATCGACTCGGGGCTGGCGGCATACACGGCATGCCCGCCGACCAGCGTCGGCAATCCGGCGTTGGCCTTGGCGATCACGATCGCTTGCGGCGAAACCGCCCGCATTCTCTCGACTACCTCGAGGATTTCCTCTGGGCCGTTGCCGCAATTCCCGCCAATGGCCGCCGCGCCCAGGGCCAAGAGCTGCTGAACGGCCTTCTCGGGGCTGACGCCCATCATCGTGTGGCCGCGGGTGTCGAAGGTCATCGTCGCCAGGATCGGCACGCTCTCCGATGCCTGCCGCACGCCGCGCACCGCGGTCGCCACCTCTCCCAGGTCCGACATCGTCTCGATCCAGATGACATCGACCCCGCCTTCGAGCAAGGCTTCCGCCTGTTCGGCAAACCCGGCCACGGCCTCGGCCTCGTCCAGCTCGCCCAGCGGCGCCAGCAGCGAGCCGCTCGGGCCGATGTCGCCGGCCACCAGGGCTCGGCCGCCGGCAGCCTCGACGGAGGCCCGGGCATTGCGCGCCCCGGCTTCCACGAACTCCCGGCCGCGGGACTCCAGACCGTGCAGCGACAGCCGCCAGCGGTTGCCGCCGAAGGTATTGGTCAACAGCAGGCGCGATCCGGCCTCCAGGTAGGCCCGGTGCACTGCCTGCACTCGCTCCGGATGCTCAACGTTCCAGCGCTCTGGCGAGTCGCCGAACTGGAGCCCCGCTTCGAACAGCATTGTTCCCATGGCACCATCGGCCAGGATCAATCCCGGCACCGCGATCAGGTCCTGCCATTTCGCCATTGCCCTCTCCGTAGTTTCTAGCCGTTCTTGATGGCACTCAACTTCTTGGCCGTCTCGACCGCCACGGCCGCGTCGCGACAGTAGGCATCGGCCTCGACCTCCTCCGCAAAGGCGGCGTTGAGCGGCGCGCCGCCCACCAGGACGATCAGGTCTTTGCGCATGCTGGCCTCTTTCAAAGCCTTGATCACCACCCCCATGTACGGCATGGTGGTCGTGAGCAGGGCACTCATGCCAAGGATACTCGGGTTGTGTTCACGCACAGCCGCCAGGAATGCCTCGGCATCGTTGTTGATCCCAAGGTTGACCACCTTGAATCCGGCACCTTCCATCATCATCGCCACCAGGTTCTTGCCGATGTCATGGATGTCTCCCTTGACCGTGCCGATGACCATCGTGCCGACCTGGGGCGCCCCGGTTTCGGCCAAGAGTGGCCTCAGAATTTCCATGCCGCGCTTCATCGCTTTGGCCGCCATCAGTACTTCCGGCACGAACAGCACCCCGTCCCGAAAGTCCGCCCCGACGATGTCCATCCCCCCGACCAGCACCTTGGTCAGGAGATCGTATGGGGTCATCTTGCGGCGCAGCAGCTCATGCACCCCGGCCACGACCGGGTCGGCAAGCCCGTCGTACAGGTCATCCTGCATCTTCTCGATCAATTCTTGCGTTTCGATTTGCGCGATGTCTCTTTCGTCTGTCATGCTTGCCTCGATTCCTCTTGCCGGGTTTGCTTTCGTCTCGTCCTCGGGCGCTCGCCGGCGGTGAGGGATGGGTCTGGCAGCTGGCCCAGCAGATGCGGAAATTCATCGCGGGCGTGCGGCAACGCCATGGCGGCCACGAACTCCTCCTGGAAGTCCGACGCCGTGGCCGTCTGCACGTGCTCCACCCATCCCGCCAGGCGGCTGGCTTCCAGCCGCTGCTCTACGTTCAGCAGGGCGATGCGGGCGCCGTCCCCGGCGGCGTTGCCCACCGCGTGCACCCGGTCAAGGTCGCAGTCCGGAATCATGCCCAGCACCATCGCACGCAACGGGTCAATGTAGCTGCCAAAAGCCCCCGCCAGCAGGATCCGGTCCACCTTGTCCACCCGCAGTTCCTTCATCAACAGTCGAGCGCCGGCGTACAGCGCACCTTTCGCCAGCTGGATAGCGCGCACATCGTTCTGGGTGACCACGATCGGACGGCCGCTGGCGGAGTGTTGGGCATCGACCAGCACGTATTCGCGCATCCGACTCCCGGGCTGCAGGCGCACCCGGGCGGAGCGGGCAGCGGCCTGCTCGGAGAAGCGGCCGTCGGCGCCAAGAATCCCCGCCAGGAACATCTCGGCAATGACCTCGATGATCCCGCTGCCGCAGATCCCGGTCGCTCTGGTTGCGCCGGGTAGGCCCGCCGCCGTCTGGGGATCGATCCAGGTCTCTGACCCGATCAGGCGCCAGCGAGGCTCCAGCGTTTGGCGATCGATGCGCACCCGCTCGATGGCCCCAGGCGCCGCCCGCTGGCCATGGGTGATCTGGGCCCCCTCGAACGCCGGCCCGGTCGGGCTCGAGGCGCACGCCATCCGCTGCCGCCCGCCGAGGCTGAGTTCAGCGTTGGTGCCAACGTCGATCAGCAGGGCGATCTCGTCGTGCGCTTGCGGCGCCTCTGCGAGCAGGGCCGCCACATGGTCGGCGCCGACATGTCCGGCGATG from the Anaerolineales bacterium genome contains:
- a CDS encoding dihydropteroate synthase; amino-acid sequence: METVITSPTKQVRIGAEHPFVMIGERINPTGRSKLAVEMAAGNFERVRADAVAQVAAGAQMLDVNAGIPLADEPAILAEAIRQVQSVVDVPLSIDSSVLAALEAGLAAYHGKALINSVTGEDERLEVVLPLARQYGAAVIGVANDETGISQDPDVRFLVAEKIVRRAEAYGLPRSDVLIDPLVMPVGAVPAAGVSVFRLLRRLRDELGVNTVCGASNVSFGLPGRPVLNTTFLAMAIASGLTSAITNPLEESTRQTIRACNVMMAHDPNCAAWLASQRPAAAPGDDRAARRERRRQERMEG
- a CDS encoding methylenetetrahydrofolate reductase, encoding MAAPLRSGSRLERVLRSGRFAVTAELNPPDSADAQSVYERALVLAEVCDAINATDASGAHVHMSSVGVCALLTRAGYEPVLQVSCRDRNRIAIQGDLLGAAAMGVRNVLCLTGDGVQTGDQPQAKPVFDLDSIGLLRTASILRDQGQFLSGRKLETPPALFLGAAANPFVPPLEHRARHLAKKIEAGAEFIQTQYCFDVPRLEQFMAQVRDLGLDQRAYILVGVGPLRSARAAEWMRSNVPGVVIPDPVLRRLSQVPSDRQRQVGKQLCVEIIQQVREIRGVSGVHVMAYRQEELVAEIIEQAGLLPRRRHRPMLPEGEPETQ
- a CDS encoding methylenetetrahydrofolate reductase C-terminal domain-containing protein — its product is MSFLQDHPVWLERAYAATEGGLRPFRRWLRRGGWIEQALIAGEELGKGVVFDCRMCGSCVLHSTGMTCPMTCPKNMRNGPCGGVQQDGRCEILRERPCIWVQAWSRSEDMPHYGAEVLTVLPPLDQRLQGGSAWIHEFEGLASEKPAGWQRP
- a CDS encoding virulence factor; translated protein: MATYQVVLWRDIPLQVRVGGHGKGRVSRSLSDRFQQAADAAAVQGGRTDSDAYLAELRTQEWVERDGAPQAVAEAVAAELEAAFTDDQLRQLVRNGGSRL
- a CDS encoding homocysteine S-methyltransferase family protein, which produces MAKWQDLIAVPGLILADGAMGTMLFEAGLQFGDSPERWNVEHPERVQAVHRAYLEAGSRLLLTNTFGGNRWRLSLHGLESRGREFVEAGARNARASVEAAGGRALVAGDIGPSGSLLAPLGELDEAEAVAGFAEQAEALLEGGVDVIWIETMSDLGEVATAVRGVRQASESVPILATMTFDTRGHTMMGVSPEKAVQQLLALGAAAIGGNCGNGPEEILEVVERMRAVSPQAIVIAKANAGLPTLVGGHAVYAASPESMAEYARAAAGRGARIIGACCGSTPAHLQAMGEVLRDQLAA
- a CDS encoding corrinoid protein produces the protein MTDERDIAQIETQELIEKMQDDLYDGLADPVVAGVHELLRRKMTPYDLLTKVLVGGMDIVGADFRDGVLFVPEVLMAAKAMKRGMEILRPLLAETGAPQVGTMVIGTVKGDIHDIGKNLVAMMMEGAGFKVVNLGINNDAEAFLAAVREHNPSILGMSALLTTTMPYMGVVIKALKEASMRKDLIVLVGGAPLNAAFAEEVEADAYCRDAAVAVETAKKLSAIKNG